One Cucumis melo cultivar AY chromosome 8, USDA_Cmelo_AY_1.0, whole genome shotgun sequence genomic window, tgtttttttaaacTTTAAGATTTGTATCTTATATAAGGAGATTCTCTTCGTTTTCAAGATTAAAATGTTCTAAAAAATTTTAACTTTCACTTTTGTGTTCAATAGGTTAAAAATCTATAAAAATTCACTAAAACACACATattgttattgaatattttaattttccGACAGTTTTTCACATTCTTATGAAAATGTTCAAATGTTACTCAAACTTATTTAGACATGAAATTAAACacacaaaaataataatagataaagttGCTTTAGTGTACTGGATGTTTTGAGGTCTATATCTAAATTTAAAGACAGTATACAGTGTTAAAAATTATTAAACAGGAGTTTACCTATTACTAACATGTTTGAAATGCTTCAATATaatcatataaataaaaatacttcAATATAATGTAACTAACTATTTGCAATTGACTCTATTGTAATAATTACTAACAATGTTGCAACGTAAGGATTGCAGTAAATGTATTTATGACAATTAATAAATACGTCATTAGTAAACCGCTACATTTGAATACCTGACGCAACAATTTAGAAATTGTTGTAAACAAACTGCTTCAATGCCTATAAATAGCAACAGTTTGTTACGTGTGGTTAAAAGTTGCTGCAATTTTGTAAACCCTTACGTCGTTTAATTTCCAAACCGCtgctaaaaggaaaaaaacaatgCTAAAACAGACATTTTTTCGTACTGCTAAGTTCATTCTTGTATAAATCTTTTTTCAGAGAGTTGGATGGATTATTATAATACATATGATTTTGCAGGAAAAACTAGCTCGTAAAATGTCTTCAAATAACATGCGAAATGATGCCAACTTTTTGTGTTCTAATAAAAAACATTGAAAGTGTGTTGCAATAAATCTTCTCATTTTTGTAATTCTGATATTTATCCTTGTGTACTGTTTTTCTCCTTTCATTAATGcatcaaatatttttttgatctaaaataagataaaaatgCTAAAAAAAGTTTAACTTATTTGAGATATTCCAGCGAACCAAATCTTTAAATTAGTTGttcaaataaacaaataaataaagaacaGAAGAGttgaccatttttttttataattattattattcaaaatGAAAACCTAATGAACCTTTTTGTATAGGGATGAAGCATCGTAGAGTTGAAAGGTGAAGAAGAATTGGTGTGATTGGATATGCTTTGTTTAGTGAGAAAGAGTATATGCCACGGCCAGCTGCCAGCTGCCATTTCTTTTCAGCTTTGGCTTCTGATCTGATTCTCTGGTCCTcattcctttttcctttttatgcCCTTTTAAGATAAACAAAAAATTTGACTCGTTTAAAACCTTATGATCAGAACAACACACTTTTTGTAAGATCACATTTCAACATTTTTAGAAAGATTATGTTTTACTACACTTCCTTGAAAACAtcattttaatataattaatgtaTCGATACCCattaaaatacttattatcaTTGTTAGTATGCTAGTCAAAATGGAATCAGCTAGAGCCATATTATTAGAAcattgttttaatttaaaaacatTAATTGAAGTGTGATTAGTAGCTAGGAACTGGATGCATGGTTTCTAACAGATTTCGAAATTATATtcattctatatatatatttgttttatgATTGATTCTGGGTTTTTAAagattttctaatttattttcttatcatTAAAATCATTGTGTAGATTAGCAAAATAAATTAAGTTGATGGTAAATAAAAATTGCTAGCACTTACATAAATATGATATGATTCATTTTGATGAAATTTAAGAGACCTTGATGTTCCCATcaatgaaaaataatatataactaTGATCTTGCATAAGTAGGTAATCATGGAGAAAACTAAGCTTCTCTCTAGCTCTCTTTGTATATTTCTTCTGTGATATACAACGGCACGGTGAGGATGCAGAAAACGTATCAATTTAATCAAGATATTCTAACGTATGCACCTACTGATATCTGTCTAAAGAAAAGCTaaggggaagaaaaagaaaggagtatttttatttctaaaaaaattgacaGTTAGgatcaaataaatcaaaaatttcatttttctaagCCTAAGCGAAATGGTAGAAAAGCAGATCGAATATGCTCATTCCCTGTTTAATTCTATTTTCTTTCTGTGTgttcttttcctttttgttaGGGAGGAGAGAACCACATTCTTGCGGACAgggttaatttaatttaaaatctgCCTCTCTAATATtctctttacatttcttcctcaTTTGAATACAAAACCGAATATTCAATGTAATTAGATGGATACAAATTAAAGGAAACGaacatagttttttttaaaaagttataaaTTCAGTTGTATAAAGGAGTCAATTGATTAAGAATTGTAAAAATTGCAAAGGCAAAGgggaatttgaaaatgaaatagaTTCAATAGGGATGTGCTAATAATTGTTCATTGAGAATTTGGAGAGTATACGAGAAAAATCAAAACCCTAGTACTCAAAGAAACCACGAGCGCCATTCCCCTACAATACAGCCACTCAACAAAATGCAATCCGATGGCATATATGAGAAGGATGTACTGAGAATATACCTTCACCTCCACCTCCAGTTTCTCCTTATGTTATATATACACGAACAACACGCCCATCATTCCATATAACCTTACATTCTCATCCACATTTCTTTTGTCAAGAAAGGAGGGAGTTACGGTATGAGTCTAATTACTGGGCAATTACTCTTTTGGCAGATATGTTATGCATGCTCTTGATGACTTATGTGTCAAGAAGCATACTTGCTAACTGCCAAAGGAGATTTGCCCCGCAATATTCTCACCCGTTCCGTTTGAACGATgaacaatattatattattgtgAAGAAGTTAAGTGCTGTCTTCACCTACATTATTCATCTATTATGCATCCATTCTTCCATGGAGTCAAATTCAAGGTAAAATCTCATCATCCGGAAATGGTCGGAAAAGTCTCTTCAATTTagtttgcaaaaaaaaaaaaattgaattggtATTCAATGTTTAATTGTAGTCTAGCCAGGCCATTCCCATATCTCAAACTTAAACTGTGTAGTTAGTGTAATTAACCTTACCTGATAAGCTTAATTGCAAATTACAATGACTGACTATTGTTTGAATGTCACTGTATaactatacatatatatataaataacgAATGAATGGATGAATAAAGTATGAAGTGGTAGTGTGTTATAATTTTGTGGTGTGAAAGTGTATGATGAAGGGCTGACCTTCCGCAGCCGCAGCGAGTAGAGAATTAAAGATAATTCCATTTATTCAAAGGGAAATTCAATATTGTATTTATTACAATTTAAAATTAGTAGCAATTAgttcaattaattaattccCTACTATTATTTTTATCGTGAGACCCATGCACGTGTCAACTATATGTATTCCTAGAAAATATGAACACAATAATTTCTAATTCGaactctttcttcctttttgcACAAATAATACAATTAATACAGTTCCCTCGTGAAACATCCATCTTTGATTATGATTTCGTTTCTCTTTTTAGTGGCTTTTAATAATCCTCTTAATTAGAATGATTGTTTTTCGCATCTTGTCCggacttttaaaataaatattactcACTTTCAACCTATGATTTTCTCGAATTTTTTTAATCTacttttagttgttttttttttttcgttacTGGTGGAAGCCAATGTGACAATCTAAGCAGTGTTATGGCAGTTAAAAGGAGCAAAATGCTACGCCCAAGCTCAGATTAGTCTCACATGAGATGATTGTGAGATGGATCAATCATGATAATTATCTCCATTAGTTCAAAGCATTTGGAGTGAATGTAGAACAaaataaatatgtataaaaaataataatcattcATTATTTTAGAGGGTATTTGGAACATGTAATGAAATGGGTTTATATTGTAATGTAGTAGTCCATGTGTTAGGTTTATTTTATAACATTAAACTTATTATGTATTCTCAtaattttcaattcaattatCTTTTTTATCGTTCTCATGCTTTACATTTTTTTATGTTCATGTTTCCTTGATTATATTCCAACCTCCTAAATAACCTAGAAAAGCTTTCATACAAACTCTACTTATATATCTACATATTGTTTCCAATTATCAGGTGTTATGTTAGTTTTTAAAGTTAGGTTGTAATCTGGTGACATTAGTGTAAGGGTATAATAAATAGtagtaaaagaaaatttatgaTGGGAACAAAGAGcctaatatacaaaaagaaaggCAAATTTGTAGACATAATAATAGAGAGCATTTATTTAGCAATAGATGGGTTGGGAGTGTGGTTGAAAGTTTGAATgattgaaattaaatataaagaAAGATTTAGATTAGACTACATCACTGCCTACTTCACCTAATATTTTTAATGTCTTTTTATATAAACGAGGAGTAAACAAAGTTAATTCCAAGGCTGCGGTTTTCAATTTCAGACCTCACTAGTTCACACGCCACACCACACCACAACCACACCACACACGCCTTTTCCTCGTTCACTTTCTTTTCATTACTCTTTTTTCTGAACCTTACACGTCCCTTaatgtgcgacccaaaacactgattatttatttttaatcacAATCACATCCAAACTAAAAACGTGCTCTATCTCTATGCAACAAGTAAAGCTATATCAGGTAGTTGTTTTGACTATTCTTTATGGTgttcatatacatatataaattcCATCTACCAACTGATTATGTCAATTCTGAAAACCAGGTTTGATTTCAAGTTTGTTCTTCAATATTCCCCCACTCATGGAAGCAGAGAAGGTCTTGAATTCCTACGATTGGGTTTGGTTCCACCGCCAAATCTTCCAAAAGGAACCAACTTTTACAATTTTATCCAATTCTGAAGACCACCCAGATGATGAAGAGGGCTTAATCTCGAGTTCTGCTTCTCTTTCACCCAATTCAGTTCTCTCCAGTTCCAACCTCGGATCTCCATTCTCAGAAACAACAAACCCCAAAACGACACCCTTCAAAGAAGCATCGAAACCAGAGAGATCGAGGAGGAGGAAGTTGGAAAGAAAAAGCCTGTCAGAGCTTGAATTTGAAGAGGTGAAAGGATTTAAGGATTTGGGGTTTGTTTTTACAGAGGAAGATAGGAATTCAGAGTTGGCTTCAGTAATTCCAGGATTGAATAGGTTAGGatcggaagaagaagaaaaagaaaaagaagagaagagaacTTTGGATGATGACGATGATGAAGAATCAAGAGTCTCAAGACCTTATCTTTCAGAGGTATGGGAGGTCTTAGCAATGGatagaagaagagaagaaataatCAATCCATTATTAAAGAAT contains:
- the LOC103484438 gene encoding uncharacterized protein LOC103484438 gives rise to the protein MEAEKVLNSYDWVWFHRQIFQKEPTFTILSNSEDHPDDEEGLISSSASLSPNSVLSSSNLGSPFSETTNPKTTPFKEASKPERSRRRKLERKSLSELEFEEVKGFKDLGFVFTEEDRNSELASVIPGLNRLGSEEEEKEKEEKRTLDDDDDEESRVSRPYLSEVWEVLAMDRRREEIINPLLKNWKLPSFNSEIDMKQNLRWWAHTVASTVR